In Aspergillus nidulans FGSC A4 chromosome II, the genomic stretch ACAGCCTTGCAGCTAGTAGCCTCATTGCCCCCGCGTCAGCAACCAGGCAATCCTGCCTTATCTCAGATTTTCTGCTCTTAAAAGTCCCCGCAACATTGCCCGTCATATATGTTCTCTCCTACTCACCAACAATCTACGCTGCCGGTGTAAAATCATCAACCGAAATTGGCAATCCTACCAAAGCCAGATAGACAtcctgcaggagatggatAGCCAGAATGTTTCGTATGAAGAGCAGGCTGGATCAGACTTGTTTCCCCATGCGAAGCGACAGAAGACTTCCCACTATAACAGCTTGTCCACTCTACAACACGATGATTACACCATTGCTTGGATATGCGCGCTTTCTATAGAGATGGCGGCAGCTCGGGCCATGCTGGATAAGGTTCACCGAGACTTGCATATGTCTGAAGGCGATAGCAATACTTATACACTAGGAAGAATTGCTCAGCACAATGTTGTTATTGCTTGCCTGCCAGCAGAACAGTATGGAACAAACAATGCGGCCAGTATTATGACGAACATGAAGCGAACGTTTCCACGAATCCGCGCTGGATTGATTGTTGGGATTGGCGGTGGCGTTCCAGGCAAGGCTGATGTGCGTCTGGGTGATATTGTTGTCGGAACAAGGGTGATGCAATATGATCTTGGGAAAATGGTGGGAGATGGGCAGCTCCACCGGACAGCATTTCCAAGGATCCCCCACCAGCTGCTTGGAACAGCTGTGTCCAGCCTCCGGGCAAAGCACGAGCTAGAACCGAGTCGAGTTTCATCCATTTTACGGCAGAAACTCGGGGCAAACTTTGAATACAATCGTCCAAGCTTACCAGATCTTCTATACGAAGCGACCTACAACCATGCGTcgccagcagctggctgtGATGCATGTGACCATTCAAAGCTTGTACCGCGGAGGAAACGGGCCACGGACGATGTGGTAATTCACTATGGCGCCATTGCTTCAGGGAACCAAGTCATGAAAACTGCTATTATCCGGGATAGGATTGCTCAGCAACTGGACGTCATATGCTTTGAAATGGAGGCTGCTGGTTTGATGGATATTCTCCCTTGTCTTCCAATTCGTGGCATTTGCGACTACGCGGATTCTCACAAGAGTGATGGATGGCAGAGATATGCCGCTGCTGTAGCTGCAGCATACGCAAGAGAATTACTTGAGGAGCTACCTGTGGCAACATCTGCGAGAAGTGACTACACGCCTGATGACGGTAAGTTAACTACGGCTTGAGATGACATCAAATTCCGGCACTAACACCTGACGTATAGGTCGATGCTCAACACATGGAATGCAACATGAACGCCGACGGCGCTTGCTTGACTCTCTCAAATTCGACCAGATCGATTCTCGTAAATCTACTATTAAGACTGAGCACGCTAAAACATGCCGATGGTTCCTTAGCCATCCTGACTATCAAGCATGGCTCGATCCTGAACAATTGGAGCAAAATCATGGCTTTTTATGGATAAGTGGCAAGCCTGGTGCTGGCAAGTCAACAATCATGAAATTTGCATACTTGAACATGAAAAAGAAAGCCCGCCGCATGCATGCCGTTACTGcctcctttttttttttcaacgCTCGAGGAGAACTCTTGGAAAAATCGATCCTGGGAATGTACCGATCATTGCTACTCCAACTGCTAGAAGGGTATCCTGATCTCCAGGCAGTGTTGGATGATGTCGACCTAGTTCCTCCAAATCAGAATGACTGCCCTTCTTTGAATTCTCTAAAAGGCCTCTTTTGCAACGCAATCACTGCCCTTGGTCAGCGCCCATTTACATGCtttgttgatgctcttgatgaGTGTGATGAGCAACAGGTTGCGGATATGGTACTTTACTTTGAAGATTTAGCGGAGAAATCTACAGCGAATGGAGTGCCCCTAAGGATCTGCTTTTCCAGTCGACATTATCCATATATCGCTATTCGACGGGGGATTCGGCATACACTAGAAGATCAGCCGGGCCATGCTAAAGATATGGAAACCTACGTCAGTAGCCGCCTGCAAATTGGGGAGCCAGCGCTTAGAGAGGAACTGCAACCCCAACTTCTCTCGAAAGCTGCTGGCGTCTTCATGTGGGTTGTCTtggttgttgatattctcaacAGAGAATACCGAAGGGGAGGACTGGCTCTGAGGAAACGACTCGCAGAAATACCAGGTGATTTAAGCGAATTGTTCAGAGACATCCTGAGACGTGATAATGAGAATATGGAAGATCTTCTGCTTTGCATTCTCTGGATTCTATACGCAAACCGACCCTTGCAACCAAAGGAGTTCTACCATGCCCTGTGGTCTGGCTTGACTTTGAAGGGTTTAGTCGATCCTTAAATCCCAGATGTCAGTTTTCGAGATGACAGTGATGCTATATATAACAAATGTGTCATCAGCTCCTCGAAAGGCCTTGCTGAGATAACAAAATCTCAGAAGCCAACAATTCAATTTATCCATGAATCTGTCCGAGACTTTCTTATCAAGGAAAACGGTTTGCGTGAATTGTGGCCTGGCCTTGGAACAGACTTTGAAAGCCAAAgccatgagacactgaaaTAATCTTGCAGCTTATACATGACTCATATTTTAGCCGTCGTGGCTGTCAGCAGGCAATTGGCAAAGACCGAACCTGACGGGCAAATGGAAATACCAAGAAAGTACCCGTTTCTGGAGTATGCTACTCAGCATGTTCTTGACCATGCTAATACTGCGGCAAAATCAGTACCTCAAGACAAGTTCCTCTCTGCCTTTCCTGTTTCTGATTGGGTTAAAGCTAGCAACCTttttgaaaaaaaaaaggttcgCAGGTATAGCCCAGACATAAACTTGTTTTACCTCCTCGCAGAAAAAGGACTTTCAGAGTTGATCTACACAAGGCTGAAAGATGATCAAACTGTTCATGTGTTTGGGGGAAGATACAAGTACCCTTTATTTGCTGCTTTAGCCAATTGTAAAAGGgatgctgccgctgctctccTAATGACGCGTTCAAGATTTTGCGACGGAGTTGACATTACAGAGGGTCTAAACCGCCGGAAAGACTTGAAACATTATGAGACTCGGACACCGCTATCTTGGGCTGCGCAGGAAGGTCGAGCTATCATTGTGAAGTTACTTCTTCAAACGGGTAGCAGCCTAAATGCGGTGGACCTGGGCGGTCAAACACCACTTTTACGGGCTTCAAAGAATGGTCATGAGACTGTGGCAAAACTACTAATCGACCATGGAGCTGATCTTAATGCTACTAGCAAAGAAGGAAGGACACCACTGATCCAGGCTTCAGAGAATGGTCATGAGGCTGTGGCAAGACTCCTGAttgaccatggagctgaTGTTAATGCCAGTgagagagatggatggaCACCACTGATTCACGCATCACATAAAGGCCATGAGGCCGTGGCAAGGCTCCTGATTGACTATGGAGCTGATCTCAATTCCAAGGATAGATATGGATGGACACCACTTATCCAGGCCTCACAGAATGGCCATGAGGTTGTGGTAAGGCTCCTGAttgaccatggagctgaTGTCAATGCCAGTAATAGAGATGGATGGACACCACTCCTTCGGGCCACAGAGCATTGCCATGAGGCTGTGGTAAGGCTCCTGAttgaccatggagctgaTGTGAATGCCAGTAGTATAGATGG encodes the following:
- a CDS encoding Pfs, NACHT and Ankyrin domain protein (transcript_id=CADANIAT00004039) — encoded protein: MAAARAMLDKVHRDLHMSEGDSNTYTLGRIAQHNVVIACLPAEQYGTNNAASIMTNMKRTFPRIRAGLIVGIGGGVPGKADVRLGDIVVGTRVMQYDLGKMVGDGQLHRTAFPRIPHQLLGTAVSSLRAKHELEPSRVSSILRQKLGANFEYNRPSLPDLLYEATYNHASPAAGCDACDHSKLVPRRKRATDDVVIHYGAIASGNQVMKTAIIRDRIAQQLDVICFEMEAAGLMDILPCLPIRGICDYADSHKSDGWQRYAAAVAAAYARELLEELPVATSARSDYTPDDGRCSTHGMQHERRRRLLDSLKFDQIDSRKSTIKTEHAKTCRWFLSHPDYQAWLDPEQLEQNHGFLWISGKPGAGKSTIMKFAYLNMKKKARRMHAVTASFFFFNARGELLEKSILGMYRSLLLQLLEGYPDLQAVLDDVDLVPPNQNDCPSLNSLKGLFCNAITALGQRPFTCFVDALDECDEQQVADMVLYFEDLAEKSTANGVPLRICFSSRHYPYIAIRRGIRHTLEDQPGHAKDMETYVSSRLQIGEPALREELQPQLLSKAAGVFMWVVLVVDILNREYRRGGLALRKRLAEIPGDLSELFRDILRRDNENMEDLLLCILWILYANRPLQPKEFYHALWSGLTLKAVVAVSRQLAKTEPDGQMEIPRKYPFLEYATQHVLDHANTAAKSVPQDKFLSAFPVSDWVKASNLFEKKKVRRYSPDINLFYLLAEKGLSELIYTRLKDDQTVHVFGGRYKYPLFAALANCKRDAAAALLMTRSRFCDGVDITEGLNRRKDLKHYETRTPLSWAAQEGRAIIVKLLLQTGSSLNAVDLGGQTPLLRASKNGHETVAKLLIDHGADLNATSKEGRTPLIQASENGHEAVARLLIDHGADVNASERDGWTPLIHASHKGHEAVARLLIDYGADLNSKDRYGWTPLIQASQNGHEVVVRLLIDHGADVNASNRDGWTPLLRATEHCHEAVVRLLIDHGADVNASSIDGFTPLLRATELCHEAVVRLLIDHGADVNASERDGWTPLIHASHNGHEAVARLLIDHGADVNATGEDGRTPLICALKNRHEAVVRLLIDCGADVEAKGGYGWTPLIHALQNNHEAVEELLIDHGADIDASDEYERTLLVPALQNGHEAVARLLVDKQSRYQML